A region from the Gemmatimonadaceae bacterium genome encodes:
- a CDS encoding GDP-mannose 4,6-dehydratase: protein MANTILVTGGAGFIGSHVADRFLAEGWSVTILDDLSSGREENIPAAARFVRGDITTPEAATLVREGRFDVICHLAAQIDVRRSVNDPAYDATKNILGTLNIMEAVRASGYPTRTIFSSTGGALYGDFEPPPSPETQEKNPEAPYGIAKLSCEYYLAYYGRVHGLDTVALRYGNVYGPRQDPHGEAGVVAIFCNRLLDGRALTVFGDGEQTRDYVYAGDVAGANFAAATATLPPKGRLDARAFNIGTGVETSVNTLAETLRAVSGATAPIEYAPARAGELARSALNTAKAREILGWTPKVSVREGLERAFEFFAARRRGAGQ, encoded by the coding sequence ATGGCGAACACGATTCTGGTGACGGGCGGGGCCGGCTTCATCGGCTCGCATGTGGCCGACCGCTTCCTGGCCGAAGGCTGGAGCGTCACCATTCTCGACGATCTGTCGAGTGGCCGTGAGGAGAACATTCCGGCGGCCGCGCGCTTTGTTCGCGGCGACATCACGACCCCCGAGGCGGCAACGCTCGTGCGCGAGGGGCGCTTCGATGTCATCTGCCATCTCGCCGCACAGATCGACGTGCGTCGCAGTGTGAATGATCCGGCGTACGACGCCACGAAGAACATTCTGGGTACGCTCAACATCATGGAAGCCGTGCGCGCGAGTGGCTATCCGACGCGCACGATCTTCTCGTCGACGGGCGGCGCGTTGTATGGCGACTTCGAACCGCCGCCAAGCCCGGAAACGCAGGAGAAGAATCCGGAAGCGCCCTACGGCATCGCCAAGCTGTCGTGCGAGTACTATCTCGCCTACTACGGCCGCGTGCATGGCCTCGACACCGTGGCGTTGCGCTACGGCAATGTGTACGGCCCGCGTCAGGATCCGCATGGCGAGGCGGGCGTCGTGGCGATCTTCTGCAACCGGCTTCTCGACGGACGGGCGCTCACCGTCTTCGGCGACGGTGAGCAGACGCGCGACTACGTCTACGCCGGCGATGTGGCGGGGGCCAATTTCGCGGCCGCCACGGCGACGCTCCCGCCAAAGGGACGGCTCGATGCGCGCGCCTTCAACATCGGCACCGGCGTCGAGACGTCGGTGAACACGCTCGCCGAAACGCTGCGCGCGGTGTCGGGGGCCACGGCACCCATCGAGTATGCGCCGGCGCGCGCCGGTGAGTTGGCGCGGTCCGCGCTGAATACGGCCAAGGCCCGGGAGATCCTTGGCTGGACGCCCAAGGTCTCCGTGCGCGAAGGGCTGGAGCGCGCATTCGAATTCTTCGCCGCGCGTCGGCGCGGAGCGGGCCAGTGA
- a CDS encoding LysM peptidoglycan-binding domain-containing protein — MRAADQAHSTPTHTDGHAAGALLKLLVAVIATLALLTIWRPSVVGAQEASKAAPQAAPQPPAEAKPAAAKPAVATARTHVVKPGETLWALAARYYGDGHAWQQLAKANKIATDGDKPPLEIGMTLQVPVSKKVAGTKAAAVAAAPADSTVPKVALIKAGEGTLPAPPAESKAEAKAPSGSLAAQTAGKGNASGKGASRPAPKTPKDAAAPVVSAAAPAAPAPAEPESLALQRRQQTLLGREGRVRIGLVSNDDQTASRKSSEVLTVFHRDIPDAAEAERRTKAVLRPNTPVPRQGELDAAPYLLTEAEHAQAGSIAGRIGAPQSELEAYPDRALRSDEIALRAAPKKSFRVGEVLQSYASMPSSIKGRLVAVPTGVVEVTAVRPNGEAVAVIREQSARIEQGQRLAPAAGAPAPRIDAEKLSTPDVATTVVWLDPSQTIPTLQSYLLVGAGSAKGVKAGDEFALYHHPKGGTEAQMAVARIVRVGGDYAAAVIVRQSGADIHAGMTARRIAKAP, encoded by the coding sequence ATGCGCGCTGCCGATCAGGCGCACTCGACCCCGACTCATACGGATGGGCACGCCGCTGGCGCGCTCCTCAAGTTGCTGGTGGCCGTGATCGCCACGCTGGCCCTGCTCACCATCTGGCGCCCGTCCGTCGTGGGTGCGCAGGAGGCCTCCAAGGCCGCGCCCCAGGCGGCGCCGCAGCCCCCCGCGGAAGCGAAGCCGGCCGCCGCCAAGCCGGCCGTCGCGACGGCGCGCACGCACGTCGTGAAGCCCGGCGAAACGCTGTGGGCACTCGCTGCGCGCTACTACGGCGACGGACACGCGTGGCAGCAGCTGGCGAAGGCCAACAAGATCGCCACCGATGGTGACAAGCCGCCCCTCGAGATCGGCATGACGCTGCAGGTGCCGGTCTCGAAGAAGGTGGCGGGCACCAAGGCCGCCGCCGTCGCGGCGGCCCCCGCGGATAGCACGGTCCCCAAGGTGGCGCTGATCAAGGCGGGCGAAGGAACCCTCCCCGCGCCGCCCGCCGAGTCGAAGGCCGAAGCGAAGGCCCCGTCCGGCTCGCTCGCCGCGCAGACGGCCGGCAAGGGCAACGCGTCCGGCAAGGGCGCTTCCCGCCCGGCGCCGAAGACGCCCAAGGATGCGGCCGCGCCCGTGGTGAGTGCGGCGGCGCCCGCGGCGCCTGCACCCGCCGAGCCGGAGTCGCTCGCCCTCCAGCGCCGTCAGCAGACGTTGCTCGGTCGTGAGGGGCGCGTACGCATCGGGCTGGTGAGCAATGATGACCAGACGGCCTCGCGGAAGAGCTCTGAGGTGCTGACGGTCTTCCATCGGGACATTCCGGATGCGGCCGAAGCCGAGCGTCGGACGAAGGCCGTGTTGCGGCCCAACACGCCGGTGCCGCGGCAGGGCGAACTCGACGCCGCGCCGTACCTCCTGACCGAAGCGGAGCATGCGCAGGCCGGTTCGATCGCCGGTCGCATCGGGGCGCCGCAATCGGAGCTGGAAGCGTATCCCGATCGGGCGTTGCGCAGCGACGAAATCGCGCTGCGGGCGGCCCCGAAGAAGAGCTTCCGCGTGGGCGAGGTGTTGCAGAGCTACGCCAGCATGCCCTCGTCGATCAAGGGGCGGCTGGTGGCCGTCCCGACGGGTGTGGTCGAAGTCACCGCGGTGCGCCCGAACGGCGAGGCGGTGGCGGTGATTCGCGAGCAGTCGGCGCGCATCGAGCAGGGGCAGCGACTCGCGCCGGCCGCCGGTGCGCCGGCCCCGCGGATCGATGCCGAGAAGCTGTCGACGCCTGACGTCGCCACCACGGTGGTATGGCTCGACCCGTCGCAGACCATCCCCACGTTGCAGAGCTATCTGCTCGTTGGCGCCGGCTCGGCGAAGGGCGTGAAGGCGGGTGACGAGTTTGCCCTCTACCATCATCCCAAGGGTGGCACCGAGGCGCAGATGGCGGTGGCGCGCATTGTCCGCGTGGGCGGTGACTATGCCGCGGCGGTGATCGTGCGGCAGAGCGGCGCCGATATCCACGCGGGGATGACCGCTCGGCGCATCGCGAAAGCGCCCTGA
- the tatC gene encoding twin-arginine translocase subunit TatC, with protein sequence MAGSHSAEMPFLEHLEELRWRLFRCAVAIALGVGSSFGLLYSKKVDVIGFLEQPILPYLKQPLVVTHVGDLFDIVMNASITLGLIAASPVIVWQIWGFLSPALYGHEKKVVIPALVSAALLFLAGMALSFYYVLPVTLGFYASFQSESVQIMQTVEGYMSFVTSMCLAFGAVFELPVVIAMMSALGIVQPQYLSRFRRHALVGCLIAAAIITPGSDPTSLILLTIPLYFLYEASITVSRVIARRREARLSAEVA encoded by the coding sequence ATGGCTGGAAGTCACTCCGCGGAAATGCCGTTCCTCGAGCACCTCGAGGAACTGCGCTGGCGTCTGTTCCGCTGCGCCGTGGCGATCGCGCTCGGCGTGGGGAGCTCGTTCGGGCTGCTGTACTCGAAGAAGGTGGATGTCATCGGCTTTCTGGAGCAGCCGATCCTCCCCTATCTGAAGCAGCCGTTGGTGGTGACCCACGTCGGTGACCTGTTCGACATTGTGATGAACGCGTCGATCACGCTGGGCCTCATCGCGGCGTCTCCGGTGATCGTCTGGCAGATCTGGGGCTTCCTGTCGCCGGCACTCTACGGCCACGAGAAGAAGGTCGTGATCCCCGCGCTCGTCTCCGCGGCCTTGCTCTTCCTGGCCGGCATGGCGCTGAGTTTCTACTACGTGTTGCCGGTGACGCTTGGCTTCTACGCCAGCTTCCAAAGCGAGTCGGTGCAGATCATGCAGACCGTGGAGGGCTACATGTCCTTCGTGACCTCCATGTGCCTCGCGTTCGGGGCAGTGTTCGAGCTGCCGGTCGTGATCGCGATGATGTCCGCGCTGGGCATCGTACAGCCGCAGTATCTCTCGCGGTTCCGCCGGCATGCCCTCGTGGGTTGCCTGATTGCGGCGGCCATCATTACGCCCGGTAGTGATCCCACGTCGCTGATCCTGCTGACGATCCCGCTGTACTTCTTGTACGAAGCGTCCATCACCGTGTCGCGGGTCATCGCGCGGCGCCGTGAGGCGCGGCTCTCCGCCGAGGTCGCGTGA
- a CDS encoding HD domain-containing protein, whose product MTRRASAVPLSFPARSAALSHPTPVAGGGATIRLAEVISALTFALDLTEGQRPGHTLRTTLIAMRLGAEHGCDAATMEALFYAALLKDSGCSSNAARMAAVFGSPDQELKRNMRLVDWHDRWKLALRTAQSCGIGRNPLARIKHFLQIAQTPDFTREIIKVRCERGAQIARVLEFPPATSDGILHVDEHWCGLGHPVGIAGHDIPIISRILLLSQTVEAYLSENGRAAALDMARRRRGTWFDPALVDRLVGWRRDDAWWGSLADADHLEARVIALEPGRDPMVATDERLDRIAHAFAAVIDAKTPFTARHSTNVARYAVAIVTALGHDAGTARTLLRAGLLHDIGKLGVSNRILDKPGKLTDEEFAEIRKHPRWTLQILQQVSAFEAFAQEAAQHHERLDGRGYPWNLPAAHLSVAARVLAVADVYEALTADRPYRAGLAVPQVQDIMRRDRGTAFDAEILDCAFALAERGTFAMLSESVDAGFEQLAMPVPRGLIARVA is encoded by the coding sequence GTGACCCGTCGCGCTTCCGCCGTGCCTCTGTCGTTTCCCGCTCGCTCTGCTGCCCTCTCGCACCCGACCCCCGTTGCCGGTGGTGGTGCGACCATCCGACTCGCCGAGGTGATCTCAGCGCTGACCTTCGCGCTGGACCTCACCGAAGGACAGCGCCCCGGTCACACGCTGCGCACCACGCTGATCGCGATGCGCCTGGGGGCGGAGCATGGCTGTGACGCCGCCACGATGGAGGCGCTGTTTTACGCGGCGCTCCTCAAGGACTCGGGCTGCTCCAGCAATGCCGCGCGCATGGCCGCGGTGTTCGGCAGTCCCGATCAGGAGCTCAAGCGCAACATGCGTCTGGTGGATTGGCATGATCGCTGGAAGCTCGCGCTGCGCACGGCGCAGAGCTGCGGCATCGGTCGCAACCCGCTGGCGCGGATCAAGCATTTCCTGCAGATCGCACAGACGCCCGATTTCACGCGCGAAATCATCAAGGTGCGCTGTGAGCGCGGGGCGCAGATCGCGCGCGTGTTGGAGTTTCCGCCGGCCACGAGCGATGGCATTCTGCACGTGGACGAGCACTGGTGCGGACTGGGGCATCCGGTCGGCATCGCCGGTCACGACATTCCGATCATCTCACGCATCCTGCTGCTCAGTCAGACGGTGGAAGCGTACCTGAGCGAGAACGGGCGGGCCGCGGCACTCGACATGGCCCGGCGGCGGCGCGGGACGTGGTTCGATCCGGCATTGGTCGATCGTTTGGTCGGCTGGCGTCGGGATGACGCGTGGTGGGGGAGCCTCGCTGATGCGGATCACCTCGAAGCGCGCGTCATCGCGCTGGAGCCGGGGCGCGACCCCATGGTCGCCACGGACGAGCGGCTCGATCGCATCGCCCACGCGTTTGCGGCGGTGATCGACGCCAAGACGCCCTTTACCGCGCGCCACTCCACGAATGTGGCGCGCTATGCGGTGGCGATTGTCACCGCGCTCGGGCACGATGCCGGTACCGCCCGCACGTTGCTGCGCGCGGGGCTGCTGCATGACATCGGCAAGCTCGGGGTGTCGAATCGCATTCTCGACAAACCCGGCAAGCTGACCGATGAGGAGTTCGCCGAGATTCGTAAACACCCCCGGTGGACGCTGCAGATTCTGCAGCAGGTCTCGGCGTTCGAAGCCTTCGCACAAGAGGCGGCCCAGCATCACGAGCGCTTGGATGGCCGCGGGTACCCGTGGAATCTCCCGGCGGCGCACTTGAGCGTGGCGGCGCGCGTGCTCGCGGTCGCCGATGTGTACGAGGCGCTGACCGCCGATCGACCGTATCGCGCGGGGCTCGCCGTCCCTCAGGTGCAGGACATCATGCGCCGGGACCGGGGCACGGCGTTCGATGCCGAGATTCTCGACTGCGCCTTCGCCCTCGCCGAGCGGGGCACCTTTGCCATGCTCTCGGAGTCGGTGGATGCCGGGTTCGAGCAGCTGGCGATGCCGGTACCGCGCGGCCTGATCGCCCGGGTCGCCTGA
- a CDS encoding TonB C-terminal domain-containing protein: MTHAALRPDLRPAGRTPSRLGSGIAASVAVHVALVLLVLWWGGRPEPARPPVYRVELVGQLGPRRVGVEKSTEAAAPAPDAAGAERVPEEKPAPTTKAVKKAAATPKATPSPAKSKKAGDKTAAKSSAKAAPQAGAGANGGKKGADVVNIKTDGIEFPYPGYLNQITRQIALNWDPSKVSAALITEVKFTIRRDGSVTDIQVVKRSGDMLYDADARGAIEAVGAARSFGPLPSGWKDDVLVVYFTFDYSLRPK; this comes from the coding sequence GTGACGCACGCCGCGCTCCGCCCGGATCTCCGTCCGGCGGGACGCACGCCATCGCGACTGGGGAGCGGGATCGCGGCCTCGGTGGCCGTGCATGTCGCGCTGGTGCTCCTGGTGCTCTGGTGGGGCGGCCGCCCCGAGCCGGCACGCCCCCCGGTGTATCGGGTCGAGCTGGTCGGGCAGCTTGGGCCGCGCCGGGTGGGGGTGGAGAAGTCCACGGAGGCCGCGGCCCCCGCCCCCGACGCCGCGGGGGCCGAACGGGTGCCGGAGGAGAAGCCTGCCCCCACCACCAAGGCGGTGAAGAAGGCCGCCGCCACCCCCAAGGCCACGCCGTCGCCCGCCAAGAGCAAGAAGGCCGGTGACAAGACCGCGGCCAAGTCGAGCGCCAAGGCGGCGCCGCAGGCGGGGGCGGGCGCGAATGGCGGCAAGAAGGGCGCCGATGTCGTCAACATCAAGACCGACGGGATCGAGTTCCCGTATCCTGGGTACCTGAACCAGATCACCCGCCAGATCGCCCTCAATTGGGATCCGAGCAAGGTCTCGGCCGCGCTGATCACCGAGGTCAAGTTCACGATTCGGCGGGACGGCTCGGTGACCGACATTCAGGTGGTCAAGCGCTCGGGCGACATGCTGTACGACGCCGACGCCCGCGGCGCCATCGAGGCCGTCGGCGCCGCCCGCAGCTTTGGCCCGCTCCCCAGCGGGTGGAAGGACGACGTCCTGGTGGTCTACTTCACGTTCGATTACTCCTTGCGCCCCAAGTGA
- the tsaB gene encoding tRNA (adenosine(37)-N6)-threonylcarbamoyltransferase complex dimerization subunit type 1 TsaB, with the protein MAALDFSRPVLVLEAATSAGSVALLLPSGDTPAVAVPMGAGAADGLFPAITALLRAHAVDVGALGAVVCGAGPGSFTSLRIAAALAKGIAHGAGRPLYAVPSLALAAAALPSQAEVGAFLVHADALRGERYALEVVRDASGQVSWSEAPRRRSIDDLREASVPLVSVGPSPAALTSAYELWPEASAARRADGRWREAPVDLRGWEPLYGRLAEAQVKWEASHGRPLPDVRDA; encoded by the coding sequence ATGGCCGCGCTCGATTTCTCCCGTCCCGTGTTGGTGCTTGAAGCGGCCACCAGTGCCGGCAGCGTCGCGCTCCTGCTGCCGTCGGGCGACACGCCGGCGGTCGCGGTGCCCATGGGTGCCGGCGCGGCTGACGGGCTGTTTCCCGCCATCACGGCGCTGCTCCGCGCCCATGCCGTTGACGTGGGGGCACTGGGCGCCGTCGTCTGCGGCGCCGGCCCCGGCAGCTTCACCTCGCTCCGCATCGCCGCCGCCCTCGCCAAGGGCATCGCCCATGGCGCCGGACGGCCACTCTACGCGGTCCCGTCGCTTGCCCTGGCGGCCGCAGCGTTGCCGAGTCAGGCGGAGGTCGGCGCATTCCTGGTGCACGCCGACGCGTTGCGCGGGGAGCGCTACGCGCTGGAGGTCGTTCGGGACGCGAGCGGGCAGGTCTCCTGGTCGGAGGCGCCACGCCGCCGGTCCATCGACGATCTGCGCGAAGCGTCGGTGCCGCTGGTGTCGGTGGGGCCGTCGCCCGCGGCGCTGACGTCGGCCTATGAACTGTGGCCGGAGGCCAGCGCCGCGCGGCGCGCGGATGGGCGCTGGCGCGAGGCACCAGTCGACCTGCGCGGGTGGGAGCCGCTCTATGGCCGTCTCGCGGAAGCGCAGGTGAAGTGGGAGGCGTCGCACGGTCGCCCGCTTCCCGATGTGCGCGACGCGTGA
- the tsaE gene encoding tRNA (adenosine(37)-N6)-threonylcarbamoyltransferase complex ATPase subunit type 1 TsaE, protein MVGKRAVPPTLTHLLSRGAPRSPDRDSLEAWGRALGAVLPRPVCLAFEGDLGAGKTTLVRAIADGLGVRDLGSVTSPTFSLVQEYDAPRGPVLHVDLYRLRSAAELEALGWEEIVDQAPVLLVEWPDRAFGTLPSDTITVTLEHDPTDPARRLLKVQPPGPR, encoded by the coding sequence GTGGTCGGTAAGCGCGCGGTGCCCCCCACCTTGACGCACCTGCTGTCGCGCGGTGCGCCGCGCAGCCCCGATCGGGATTCGCTCGAAGCGTGGGGGCGCGCGCTGGGAGCAGTCCTGCCGCGACCGGTCTGTCTGGCGTTCGAGGGGGATTTGGGTGCGGGCAAGACCACTCTCGTTCGCGCCATCGCCGACGGACTTGGGGTCCGGGATCTCGGAAGCGTCACCAGCCCGACCTTCTCGCTCGTGCAGGAATACGACGCCCCGCGCGGGCCGGTCCTGCACGTCGATCTCTACCGGCTGCGCAGTGCCGCCGAGTTGGAGGCGTTGGGGTGGGAGGAGATTGTCGATCAGGCCCCGGTGCTGCTCGTCGAGTGGCCCGATCGCGCCTTTGGTACGCTCCCCTCCGACACCATCACGGTGACGCTGGAGCACGACCCGACCGATCCCGCACGACGCTTGCTCAAGGTGCAGCCGCCCGGCCCACGCTGA
- the ssb gene encoding single-stranded DNA-binding protein translates to MSRSLNKAILIGNVGGDPEIRSVGTGSRVAQFSLATSRTWNDQGGNRQEKTEWHRCVVWNNARGPGLVDVVEKYVKKGEKIYVEGEIEYRQWQDKDGQTRYTTEIKVRELMLLGGGTGRGGMGGDDMDSAPRRSSAPAPRAAAKPAAASGGDDFNDFPGALEDEDDDLPF, encoded by the coding sequence GTGAGCCGCAGCCTGAACAAGGCCATTCTGATTGGCAACGTCGGGGGCGACCCCGAGATCCGCTCCGTGGGCACCGGCTCACGGGTTGCGCAGTTCTCGCTCGCCACGAGCCGCACCTGGAACGACCAGGGCGGCAACCGGCAGGAGAAGACCGAGTGGCACCGCTGCGTGGTCTGGAACAATGCGCGCGGCCCGGGCCTCGTGGACGTCGTGGAGAAGTACGTGAAGAAGGGTGAGAAGATCTACGTCGAAGGTGAGATCGAGTATCGCCAGTGGCAGGACAAGGACGGCCAGACGCGCTACACCACGGAGATCAAGGTGCGTGAGCTCATGCTCCTCGGTGGTGGCACCGGGCGTGGCGGCATGGGGGGCGATGACATGGACAGCGCGCCGCGCCGTTCGTCGGCGCCCGCCCCGCGGGCGGCCGCGAAGCCGGCGGCCGCGAGTGGCGGGGATGATTTCAACGACTTCCCCGGCGCACTCGAAGACGAAGACGACGATCTGCCGTTCTGA
- the rimI gene encoding ribosomal protein S18-alanine N-acetyltransferase → MHGTDVRAVATIEASAFSDPWPAEAFDSLIGRPHARLQVAVDAEGTILGYCVVIRALDEGEVANIATSTAARGCGVGGALLDEALAHGDATGVASMFLEVRVSNDAARGLYESRGFRPVGRRRGYYQRPDEDALVLRRDAPAGAGAGPGR, encoded by the coding sequence ATGCACGGCACCGACGTACGGGCGGTCGCGACGATCGAGGCGTCGGCCTTCTCCGACCCGTGGCCAGCCGAGGCGTTCGACTCGCTGATCGGGCGCCCGCATGCGCGGCTCCAGGTGGCCGTTGACGCCGAGGGGACCATCCTCGGGTACTGCGTCGTGATCCGCGCCCTCGACGAAGGCGAGGTGGCGAATATCGCGACCAGTACGGCGGCCCGCGGATGCGGGGTCGGGGGGGCACTGCTCGACGAAGCCCTTGCACACGGTGACGCCACGGGGGTCGCCAGCATGTTTTTGGAGGTCCGCGTCTCGAACGACGCGGCGCGCGGGCTCTACGAATCACGCGGGTTCCGACCGGTCGGGCGTCGCCGGGGTTACTATCAACGCCCGGATGAGGACGCGCTGGTCCTCCGGCGCGACGCCCCCGCGGGTGCGGGTGCCGGACCCGGCCGCTGA
- a CDS encoding tetratricopeptide repeat protein — protein MMPTRLWRFGRCLPLVAVVATGGCFATRGDVRVLQGDIAQMRTDVLKNQQEQREALNQVARQLQVASDSLARVSARTVGLQGDVRGETRAIREQLLQVQTLLGQSQATIARLRSELEAVRNAAVPAGVPAAPAAPTPGAPAGAVPPKATGDTATTPVASQPGPSQLYQKGLDLINRNAYATGRAVLQELLTSYATSDLAPDAQYYIAESLFREKNWAAADPAYAAVVSSYPNSSRVRNALYKRGQVAVQQGNIPQARQYFEQVIARFPRSDEAELAAETLKTLR, from the coding sequence ATGATGCCCACCCGACTGTGGCGCTTTGGACGATGCCTTCCCCTCGTGGCCGTGGTGGCCACGGGGGGCTGTTTTGCCACCCGTGGTGACGTGCGGGTCCTGCAGGGCGATATCGCCCAGATGCGCACCGATGTCCTGAAGAACCAGCAGGAGCAGCGGGAGGCGCTCAATCAGGTGGCGCGCCAGCTGCAGGTGGCCAGTGATTCCCTCGCCCGCGTGAGCGCACGGACGGTCGGCCTGCAGGGTGATGTGCGCGGCGAAACGCGCGCCATCCGGGAGCAGCTGCTGCAGGTGCAGACGCTGCTCGGGCAGAGCCAGGCCACGATTGCGCGGCTGCGGAGCGAACTCGAAGCCGTGCGGAATGCCGCGGTGCCGGCCGGCGTCCCGGCCGCACCCGCCGCGCCGACCCCCGGCGCGCCCGCCGGTGCGGTGCCACCAAAGGCGACGGGCGATACGGCGACCACGCCGGTGGCCAGCCAGCCCGGCCCGAGCCAGCTCTACCAGAAGGGGCTCGACCTGATCAACCGGAATGCCTACGCCACCGGTCGGGCCGTGCTGCAGGAGCTGCTGACCTCGTATGCCACGTCGGACCTCGCGCCCGACGCGCAGTACTACATCGCCGAGTCGCTGTTCCGCGAGAAGAACTGGGCGGCGGCCGACCCCGCATATGCGGCGGTCGTGTCGAGCTACCCCAATTCGTCCCGTGTTCGAAACGCGCTCTACAAGCGGGGGCAGGTGGCCGTGCAGCAGGGGAACATCCCGCAGGCCCGGCAGTACTTCGAGCAGGTCATTGCGCGGTTCCCGCGCAGCGACGAAGCCGAGCTCGCGGCGGAAACCCTGAAGACGCTGCGCTGA
- a CDS encoding MotA/TolQ/ExbB proton channel family protein: MIAGGTGLVALLQLSTTNGAANTSIFALIANSDVVTKAVLVLLALLSLLSWALMFAKWRAFSGAERNGDTFVREFERARGIDEAALLAQRSKPSAFTAVFARAVQFLNDTKPALGATSDRTARLSGSQVEALRLVLDAETGREREELGRFIPWLATIGSVSPLIGLFGTVLGVIEAFQGIATKGSGNIGAVAPGISTALLATAAALAVAIPAAFAYNVFAARLNRFDSALEGFGSELIALMVREGRI; encoded by the coding sequence GTGATCGCTGGCGGAACCGGGCTGGTGGCGCTGCTGCAGCTGTCCACGACCAATGGGGCCGCGAACACGTCGATCTTCGCGCTGATCGCGAACAGCGATGTCGTCACCAAGGCCGTGCTCGTGCTGCTCGCGCTGCTGTCGCTCCTCTCGTGGGCGCTGATGTTCGCCAAGTGGCGCGCGTTCTCGGGCGCCGAGCGCAACGGCGACACGTTTGTGCGGGAGTTCGAGCGTGCGCGCGGCATCGATGAAGCGGCGCTGTTGGCGCAGCGGTCGAAGCCCAGTGCGTTCACGGCGGTCTTCGCGCGGGCGGTGCAGTTCCTCAATGACACCAAGCCCGCGCTCGGCGCCACGTCTGATCGCACGGCGCGACTGTCCGGCTCCCAGGTGGAGGCGCTCCGGCTGGTGCTGGACGCCGAAACGGGGCGGGAGCGGGAAGAGCTTGGCCGCTTCATCCCGTGGCTCGCGACGATCGGCAGCGTCAGTCCGCTCATCGGCCTGTTCGGCACGGTGCTCGGGGTGATCGAAGCCTTCCAGGGGATCGCGACCAAGGGCTCCGGCAATATCGGGGCGGTCGCGCCGGGTATCTCCACGGCGCTCCTGGCCACCGCCGCGGCGCTGGCCGTGGCTATTCCCGCGGCATTCGCCTACAACGTGTTCGCGGCGCGACTCAATCGCTTTGACAGCGCGCTCGAGGGCTTCGGCTCGGAGCTGATCGCACTCATGGTGCGCGAAGGGCGGATCTAA
- a CDS encoding biopolymer transporter ExbD codes for MRRGRRGERMGVNGEINVVSLIDVMMLLMVIFMITAPIMTGGVDVSLPKADVAPLEPKSGLVVTIDRRGKIFIDDVPMSFAEFSGAIKALHEKKGGGGVLVRGDEGAQYGIILRVVAAMKSQGITEVGLMAEPEENR; via the coding sequence ATGCGTCGCGGCCGCCGCGGGGAGCGCATGGGCGTGAATGGCGAGATCAACGTGGTCTCGCTGATCGACGTCATGATGCTGCTCATGGTGATCTTCATGATCACGGCGCCGATCATGACCGGCGGCGTGGACGTGTCGTTGCCCAAGGCCGATGTGGCCCCGCTCGAACCGAAGAGCGGGTTGGTCGTCACCATCGATCGACGCGGCAAGATCTTCATCGACGACGTGCCGATGTCCTTCGCGGAGTTCTCCGGCGCCATCAAGGCGTTGCACGAGAAGAAGGGCGGGGGCGGTGTGCTGGTGCGCGGGGATGAGGGCGCGCAGTACGGCATCATTCTCCGTGTGGTCGCCGCGATGAAGTCGCAGGGGATCACCGAGGTGGGGCTGATGGCCGAACCAGAGGAGAACCGGTGA
- the pal gene encoding peptidoglycan-associated lipoprotein Pal: protein MMRVARPMLLMASAALVLGACKKKPVAEPPKPAPTPVEAAPTRPTAPAPAPRDTMAEYNNKVATARAKLLETIYFEYDADELRDDSKAILDEKIAILNANPNLKVRIAGHCDERGSDEYNIALGRRRAVAAKQYLTDRGISEARIETQSFGRERPAVPGSSEEAWSKNRRDEFEILAGGETLKPAK, encoded by the coding sequence ATGATGCGCGTTGCTCGTCCGATGCTGTTGATGGCGTCCGCTGCCCTGGTCCTTGGTGCGTGCAAGAAGAAGCCGGTGGCCGAGCCGCCCAAGCCGGCGCCCACGCCCGTGGAAGCGGCGCCCACGCGTCCGACTGCTCCGGCGCCCGCGCCGCGCGACACCATGGCCGAGTACAACAACAAGGTCGCCACGGCGCGTGCGAAGCTGCTCGAGACGATCTACTTCGAGTACGACGCCGACGAGCTCCGCGATGATTCGAAGGCGATCCTCGACGAGAAGATCGCGATCCTCAACGCGAATCCGAATCTCAAGGTCCGTATCGCCGGTCACTGCGATGAGCGCGGCAGCGATGAATACAACATCGCGCTCGGTCGGCGTCGTGCGGTCGCTGCGAAGCAGTATCTGACGGACCGCGGGATCAGCGAAGCGCGCATCGAGACGCAGTCGTTTGGTCGCGAGCGTCCGGCGGTGCCGGGCTCGAGCGAGGAAGCGTGGTCAAAGAACCGTCGCGACGAGTTCGAGATCCTCGCGGGCGGCGAGACGTTGAAGCCGGCCAAGTAA